The Pungitius pungitius chromosome 8, fPunPun2.1, whole genome shotgun sequence genome has a window encoding:
- the snrpc gene encoding U1 small nuclear ribonucleoprotein C: MPKFYCDYCDTYLTHDSPSVRKTHCSGRKHKENVKDYYQKWMEEQAQSLIDKTTAAFQQGKIPPTPFPGGPPPGGPPRPGMLPTPPMGGPPMMPMMGPPPHGMMPGGPGGMRPPMGGPMQMMPGPPHMMRHPRPMMMPVRPGMMRPDR; this comes from the exons ATGCCTAA gTTTTACTGTGATTACTGTGATACCTACCTTACTCATGATTCG CCATCAGTGAGGAAGACTCACTGCAGTGGTCGAAAGCACAAGGAAAATGTGAAAGACTACTACCAGAAGTGGATGGAGGAGCAGGCTCAGAGCCTGATCGATAAAACGA CGGCTGCCTTTCAACAGGGGAAGATTCCTCCCACGCCGTTCCCTGGCGGTCCTCCCCCAG GTGGTCCTCCTCGGCCAGGCATGCTACCGACGCCCCCTATGGGAGGTCCTCCTATGATGCCCATGATGGGGCCCCCCCCACATGGAATGATGCCCGGTGGACCCG GAGGCATGAGGCCGCCGATGGGAGGACCCATGCAGATGATGCCAGGACCGCCACACATGATGCGTCACCCTCGGCCGATGATGATGCCGGTGAGGCCGGGCATGATGCGGCCCGACAGATAA